In Bradyrhizobium guangxiense, the following are encoded in one genomic region:
- a CDS encoding DUF3141 domain-containing protein: MSMDKMQIPGGPMSGLVASAVEYLVDAGQRSVLFLDIMRRRGDQYNEHVAQTAPHVLQYAAELIIDGRQLAEPVNYALVRIVPPDNVEIDMNRRPFVVVDPRAGHGPGIGGFKADSEIGVAMKAGHPCYFIGFLPDPMPGQTIERIARAEAIFIEKVISRHPDADGKPCVIGNCQAGWAVMILASLRPELFGPLIIAGAPLAYWAGVHGKYPMRYSGGLLGGSWLTALTSDLGAGKFDGAWLVQNFENQNPSNTLWTKQYNVYSKVDTEADRYLEFERWWGGHVNLNAEEIQFIVDELFVGNNLAAGNIEMSDGRKVDLRNIRSPIVVFCSEGDNITPPQQALHWILDCYADVDEIRAYGQTIVYTVHKSVGHLGIFVSGGVAKKEHAEFSSNIDLIDVLPPGLYEATFEAKGDDTASSDLVVGQWVMRCEARTLDDIRAMGGNSPEDERRFATAKRVSEINLAAYQKFVQPWVRRMVSPQMAEWAHKMHPLRLQYELFSSHNPYMATVKSLAEKAEEERKPVATDNPFLAFQEQISKQVVHALDSWRDSQEALSEAIFLGVYGSPALQAAVGIDPTSAPSRRREMSAEHRAMLEQRIADLKSRTAEGGLREAALRALLYVGSARGMVDERSIEALRRIRREQGGERMTLAEFKMLVREQFFMLLLDRDGALAAIPKLLPDDTNLRRGAFEAIEQVLSASEDVTGERANRLRQVASLFGIDTMEGSERASNVAPFDPRAKAS, from the coding sequence ACAAGATGCAAATTCCGGGCGGACCAATGTCGGGGCTAGTCGCCTCGGCGGTCGAATATCTGGTCGATGCGGGACAGCGCAGTGTCCTGTTCCTGGATATCATGCGCCGGCGCGGCGATCAGTACAACGAGCACGTCGCGCAAACCGCACCACATGTTCTGCAATATGCTGCCGAACTGATCATAGACGGGCGTCAGCTCGCCGAGCCGGTCAACTACGCATTGGTGCGCATCGTTCCCCCCGATAACGTCGAGATCGACATGAACCGGCGGCCGTTCGTCGTGGTCGATCCGCGCGCGGGCCACGGTCCCGGCATCGGTGGCTTCAAGGCGGACAGCGAGATCGGCGTCGCGATGAAAGCAGGCCATCCCTGCTATTTCATCGGGTTTCTGCCGGATCCAATGCCCGGACAAACCATCGAGCGCATCGCGCGCGCCGAAGCCATCTTCATCGAAAAGGTCATCAGTCGTCATCCGGATGCCGACGGCAAGCCCTGCGTAATCGGCAATTGCCAGGCCGGATGGGCCGTCATGATCCTGGCTTCGCTCCGTCCCGAACTTTTCGGGCCGCTGATCATCGCCGGTGCACCGCTGGCCTATTGGGCCGGCGTGCACGGAAAATATCCGATGCGCTACTCGGGCGGGCTGCTGGGCGGAAGCTGGCTGACGGCCCTCACCTCCGATCTCGGCGCCGGCAAGTTCGATGGCGCATGGCTGGTGCAAAATTTCGAGAACCAGAACCCCTCGAACACGCTCTGGACCAAGCAGTACAACGTCTATTCGAAAGTCGACACCGAGGCGGATCGCTACCTTGAGTTCGAGCGTTGGTGGGGCGGCCACGTCAATCTGAACGCCGAGGAGATTCAGTTCATCGTCGACGAGTTGTTCGTCGGCAACAATCTCGCCGCGGGCAACATCGAGATGTCCGACGGCCGGAAGGTCGACCTTCGCAACATCAGATCGCCGATCGTGGTGTTCTGCTCTGAGGGCGACAACATCACGCCGCCGCAACAGGCGCTGCACTGGATCCTCGATTGCTACGCCGATGTCGACGAGATCAGGGCCTATGGGCAGACCATCGTCTACACCGTGCACAAGAGCGTTGGCCATCTCGGCATCTTCGTCTCCGGTGGCGTTGCCAAGAAGGAGCATGCTGAGTTTTCCAGCAATATCGACCTCATCGACGTCCTGCCGCCCGGGCTCTATGAAGCGACCTTCGAGGCGAAGGGTGACGACACCGCGAGTTCGGATCTGGTCGTCGGCCAGTGGGTGATGCGTTGCGAAGCGCGCACGCTCGACGATATCCGCGCCATGGGCGGCAATTCCCCCGAGGACGAGCGGCGCTTTGCCACCGCCAAGCGGGTCTCGGAAATCAACTTGGCGGCCTATCAGAAGTTCGTCCAGCCGTGGGTCAGGCGCATGGTGTCGCCGCAGATGGCCGAATGGGCCCACAAGATGCATCCGCTGCGGTTGCAATACGAGCTCTTCAGCAGCCACAACCCTTATATGGCGACGGTGAAATCACTGGCCGAAAAGGCCGAGGAGGAGCGCAAGCCGGTCGCCACGGACAATCCGTTCCTGGCGTTCCAGGAGCAGATCTCGAAGCAGGTCGTTCACGCCCTCGACAGCTGGCGCGATTCACAGGAGGCGCTGAGCGAAGCGATCTTCCTCGGCGTCTATGGATCGCCTGCGCTGCAGGCGGCGGTCGGGATCGATCCCACGTCCGCGCCGTCGCGGCGGCGTGAGATGTCCGCCGAGCACCGCGCCATGCTCGAGCAGCGCATCGCCGATTTGAAGTCGCGGACCGCCGAGGGCGGTCTTCGCGAAGCGGCGCTGCGCGCCTTGCTCTATGTCGGCTCGGCGCGGGGGATGGTGGACGAACGGAGTATCGAGGCTCTGCGCCGGATTCGTCGCGAGCAGGGCGGCGAGCGCATGACGCTTGCCGAGTTCAAGATGCTGGTGCGCGAGCAGTTCTTCATGCTGTTGCTCGACCGTGACGGGGCGCTCGCCGCCATACCGAAGTTGCTGCCTGATGACACGAACCTTCGGCGCGGCGCATTCGAGGCGATCGAGCAGGTGCTGTCGGCCAGTGAGGATGTCACAGGCGAGCGCGCAAACCGCCTGCGTCAGGTCGCCAGCCTGTTCGGCATCGACACGATGGAGGGCTCGGAAAGGGCGTCGAACGTTGCCCCTTTCGATCCCAGAGCGAAAGCGTCGTAG